In a genomic window of Methanosarcina horonobensis HB-1 = JCM 15518:
- a CDS encoding GNAT family N-acetyltransferase: MDSLKSGDITVRTQKSGDAAYIAYRHCVLYEKEYGLCGTFEQYVLDSLVKYIEHRSEGEIWVAEYNGQIVGFIGVVSTDKNTAQLRWFLIEPEFRGTGLGRQLMTIAVDYCKQKKFSRVFLWTMQGLEVAYHLYSSFGFIPVEQVENNTWKRGVVEERWELLLESV, encoded by the coding sequence ATGGACAGTCTGAAGAGTGGAGATATTACTGTACGCACGCAAAAGTCTGGTGATGCCGCATATATAGCTTATAGACATTGCGTTCTTTACGAAAAAGAATACGGACTTTGCGGAACTTTTGAGCAGTACGTGCTGGACAGCCTGGTTAAATATATTGAGCACAGGTCCGAAGGGGAAATCTGGGTAGCAGAGTATAATGGTCAGATTGTTGGCTTTATAGGAGTTGTCAGTACAGACAAAAATACAGCGCAGCTCAGATGGTTTTTAATAGAGCCAGAATTTCGCGGAACAGGCTTGGGCAGACAGTTGATGACCATAGCAGTCGACTACTGCAAACAAAAAAAGTTCAGTCGAGTATTTTTGTGGACAATGCAGGGTTTGGAGGTTGCATACCATTTGTATAGTAGTTTTGGATTTATTCCTGTAGAACAGGTCGAAAATAATACATGGAAAAGAGGTGTGGTAGAAGAGCGCTGGGAACTTTTATTGGAATCTGTGTAA